Proteins encoded together in one Lutra lutra chromosome 4, mLutLut1.2, whole genome shotgun sequence window:
- the EMC1 gene encoding ER membrane protein complex subunit 1 isoform X3 yields MVASVAALRLWLWAARLVLAAAVYEDQVGKFDWRQQYVGKLKFASLEFSPGSKKLVVATEKNVIAALNSRTGEILWRHVDKGTAEGAVDAMLLYGQDAITVCSGGRIMRSWETNIGGLNWETTLDSGSFQALGLVGLQDSVRYIAVLKKTTLALHHLSSGHLKWVEHLPESDSIHYQMTYSYGSGVVWALGVVPFSHVNIVKFNVEDGEIVQQVRVSTPWLQSLTGACGVVDEAVLVCPDLSSRSLQTLALETEWELRQIPLQSLDLEFASGFQPRVLPTQPNPVDPSRAQFFLQLSPSHYALLHYHHGALSLLKDFPQAALVSFATTGEKTVAAVMTCRSETQKPSSSEDGSLGSFPEKPRAQDSLTCFNQTYTINLYFVETGRRLLDTTITFSLEQNGTRPERLYIQVFLKKDDSVGYRALVQTEDHLLLFLQQLGKVVLWAREESLAEVVCLEMVDLPLTGAQAELEGEFGKKAAIQDGLLGMFLKRLSSQLILLQAWTSHLWKMFYDARKPRSQIKNEINIDTLARDEFNLQKMMVMVTASGKLFGIESSSGTILWKQYLPSVKPDSSFKLMVQRTTAHFPHPPQCTLLVKDKESGMSSLYVFNPIFGKWSQVAPPVPKRPILQSLLLPIMDQDYAKVLLLIDDEYKVTAFPATRNVLRQLHELAPSIFFYLVDAEQGRLCGYRLRKDLTTELSWELTIPPEVQRIIKVKGKRSSEHVHSQGRVMGDRSVLYKSLNPNLLAVVTESTDTHHERTFVGIFLVDGVTGRVIHSSVQRKAKGPVHIVHAENWVVYQYWNTKARRNEFTALELYEGTEQYNATAFSSLDRPQLPQVLQQSYIFPSSISAMEATITERGITSRHLLIGLPSGAILSLPKALLDPRRPEIPTEQSREENLIPYSPDVQIHAERFINYNQTVSRMRGIYTAPSGLESTCLVVAYGLDIYQTRVYPSKQFDVLKDDYDYVLISSVLFGLVFATMITKRLAQVKLLNRAWR; encoded by the exons GTTGACAAGGGCACGGCAGAAGGGGCTGTGGACGCCATGCTGCTCTACGGACAGG ATGCAATCACGGTGTGCAGTGGAGGCCGGATCATGCGTTCCTGGGAGACTAACATTGGGGGCCTGAACTGGGAGACTACCCTGGACAGTGGCAG TTTCCAGGCACTCGGGCTGGTAGGCCTGCAGGACTCAGTGAGGTACATCGCGGTCCTGAAGAAGACCACTCTTGCCCTGCATCATCTCTCCAGCGGGCACCTAAAGTGGGTGGAACACCTCCCTGAAAG TGACAGCATCCATTACCAGATGACGTATTCCTACGGGTCTGGGGTGGTGTGGGCCCTCGGAGTTGTTCCCTTCAGCCACGTGAACATCGTCAAGTTTAACGTGGAAGATGGAGAGATTGTTCAGCAG GTCAGGGTGTCAACCCCCTGGCTTCAGAGTCTTACTGGAGCCTGTGGTGTGGTGGATGAGGCTGTCCTGGTGTGCCCCGACCTGAGCTCACGGTCCCTCCAGACCCTGGCCCTGGAGACAGAATGGGAGTTGAGACAGATCCCGCTGCAG tCTCTTGACTTAGAATTTGCAAGTGGTTTCCAGCCCCGGGTCCTGCCCACGCAGCCTAACCCAGTGGATCCTTCTCGGGCCCAGTTCTTCCTGCAGTTGTCCCCAAGCCACTATGCTCTGCTGCACTACCATCACGGAGCCCTGAGTCTGCTCAAAGACTTCCCACAG GCTGCCCTAGTGAGCTTTGCCACCACTGGAGAGAAGACGGTGGCTGCAGTTATGACCTGTCGCAGTGAAACG caGAAACCGAGCAGCTCTGAAGATGGGTCCCTGGGGAGCTTTCCGGAGAAGCCCAGGGCTCAG GACTCGCTGACCTGCTTCAACCAGACCTACACCATTAACCTCTACTTCGTGGAGACAGGTCGACGGCTGCTGGACACCACCATCACCTTCAGTCTGGAGCAGAACGGCACTCGGCCAGAGCGG CTCTACATCCAGGTGTTCTTGAAGAAGGACGACTCGGTGGGCTACCGGGCCCTGGTGCAGACAGAGGACCACCTGCTACTCTTCCTGCAGCAGCTGG GGAAGGTGGTGCTATGGGCCCGGGAGGAGTCGCTGGCAGAGGTGGTGTGCTTGGAGATGGTGGATCTGCCCCTGACGGGCGCCCAGGCTGAGCTGGAAGGGGAATTCGGCAAGAAGGCAG CAATTCAAG ACGGCCTGCTGGGGATGTTCCTGAAACGCCTGTCGTCCCAGCTCATCCTGCTGCAGGCATGGACCTCCCACCTCTGGAAGATGTTTTACGATGCTCGGAAGCCCCGAAGTCAGATTAAGAATGAGATCAACATTGACACCCTGGCCAGAGATGAATTTAACCTCCagaagatgatggtgatggtgacggCCTCCGGCAAG CTTTTTGGCATTGAGAGCAGCTCTGGCACCATCCTCTGGAAACAGTATCTCCCCAGTGTCAAGCCAGATTCTTCCTTTAAACTGATGGTCCAGAGGACGACggcccatttcccccaccccccacagtgcACCCTCCTGGTAAAGGACAAG GAGTCGGGGATGAGTTCTCTGTACGTCTTTAATCCCATCTTCGGTAAGTGGAGTCAGGTGGCTCCCCCAGTGCCGAAGCGCCCCATCCTGcagtctctgcttctccccatcatGGATCAGGATTACGCCAAGGTGCTGCTGTTGATCGATGATGAGTATAAG GTCACGGCGTTCCCAGCCACTCGGAATGTCTTACGACAGCTACATGAGCTCgctccttccatctttttctatTTGGTGGATGCAGAACAGGGACGGCTGTGTGGATATCGACTTCGAAAG GATCTTACCACTGAGCTGAGTTGGGAGCTGACTATTCCCCCAGAAGTGCAGCGCATCATCAAGGTGAAGGGGAAGCGCAGCAGTGAGCACGTTCATTCCCAGGGCCGCGTGATGGGGGACCGCAGCGTGCTCTATAAG agcCTGAACCCCAACCTGCTGGCCGTGGTGACGGAGAGCACAGACACGCACCACGAGCGCACCTTCGTGGGCATCTTCCTCGTTGATGGCGTCACTGGGCGCGTCATCCACTCGTCCGTGCAGAGGAAGGCCAAGGGCCCCGTCCACATCGTGCACGCAGAGAACTGGGTAGTG tACCAGTACTGGAACACCAAGGCCCGGCGCAATGAGTTTACGGCGCTGGAGCTCTACGAGGGCACTGAGCAGTACAACGCCACTGCCTTCAGTTCCCTGGACCGCCCTCAGCTGCCCCAGGTCCTCCAGCAGTCCTacatcttcccttcctccatcagCGCCATGGAAGCCACCATCACCGAGCGGGGCATCACCAGCCGGCACCTGCTTA TTGGGCTGCCTTCCGGAGCCATTCTTTCCCTTCCTAAGGCCTTGCTGGATCCCCGGCGTCCAGAGATCCCAACAGAGCAAAGCAG GGAGGAGAACCTGATCCCATATTCCCCAGACGTGCAGATACATGCAGAGCGATTCATTAACTACAACCAGACGGTTTCTCGAATGCGAGGCATCTACACAGCTCCCTCAGGCCTGGAGTCCACTTGCCTG GTTGTGGCCTATGGTTTGGACATTTACCAAACTCGAGTCTACCCATCCAAGCAGTTTGACGTCCTGAAGGACGACTATGACTACGTGCTCATCAGCAGCGTCCTCTTTGGCCTGGTGTTTGCCACCATGATCACCAAGAGGCTGGCACAGGTGAAGCTCCTGAATCGGGCCTGGCGGTAA
- the EMC1 gene encoding ER membrane protein complex subunit 1 isoform X6, which yields MVASVAALRLWLWAARLVLAAAVYEDQVGKFDWRQQYVGKLKFASLEFSPGSKKLVVATEKNVIAALNSRTGEILWRHVDKGTAEGAVDAMLLYGQDAITVCSGGRIMRSWETNIGGLNWETTLDSGSFQALGLVGLQDSVRYIAVLKKTTLALHHLSSGHLKWVEHLPESDSIHYQMTYSYGSGVVWALGVVPFSHVNIVKFNVEDGEIVQQVRVSTPWLQSLTGACGVVDEAVLVCPDLSSRSLQTLALETEWELRQIPLQSLDLEFASGFQPRVLPTQPNPVDPSRAQFFLQLSPSHYALLHYHHGALSLLKDFPQAALVSFATTGEKTVAAVMTCRSETQKPSSSEDGSLGSFPEKPRAQDSLTCFNQTYTINLYFVETGRRLLDTTITFSLEQNGTRPERLYIQVFLKKDDSVGYRALVQTEDHLLLFLQQLGKVVLWAREESLAEVVCLEMVDLPLTGAQAELEGEFGKKADGLLGMFLKRLSSQLILLQAWTSHLWKMFYDARKPRSQIKNEINIDTLARDEFNLQKMMVMVTASGKLFGIESSSGTILWKQYLPSVKPDSSFKLMVQRTTAHFPHPPQCTLLVKDKESGMSSLYVFNPIFGKWSQVAPPVPKRPILQSLLLPIMDQDYAKVLLLIDDEYKVTAFPATRNVLRQLHELAPSIFFYLVDAEQGRLCGYRLRKDLTTELSWELTIPPEVQRIIKVKGKRSSEHVHSQGRVMGDRSVLYKSLNPNLLAVVTESTDTHHERTFVGIFLVDGVTGRVIHSSVQRKAKGPVHIVHAENWVVYQYWNTKARRNEFTALELYEGTEQYNATAFSSLDRPQLPQVLQQSYIFPSSISAMEATITERGITSRHLLIGLPSGAILSLPKALLDPRRPEIPTEQSREENLIPYSPDVQIHAERFINYNQTVSRMRGIYTAPSGLESTCLVVAYGLDIYQTRVYPSKQFDVLKDDYDYVLISSVLFGLVFATMITKRLAQVKLLNRAWR from the exons GTTGACAAGGGCACGGCAGAAGGGGCTGTGGACGCCATGCTGCTCTACGGACAGG ATGCAATCACGGTGTGCAGTGGAGGCCGGATCATGCGTTCCTGGGAGACTAACATTGGGGGCCTGAACTGGGAGACTACCCTGGACAGTGGCAG TTTCCAGGCACTCGGGCTGGTAGGCCTGCAGGACTCAGTGAGGTACATCGCGGTCCTGAAGAAGACCACTCTTGCCCTGCATCATCTCTCCAGCGGGCACCTAAAGTGGGTGGAACACCTCCCTGAAAG TGACAGCATCCATTACCAGATGACGTATTCCTACGGGTCTGGGGTGGTGTGGGCCCTCGGAGTTGTTCCCTTCAGCCACGTGAACATCGTCAAGTTTAACGTGGAAGATGGAGAGATTGTTCAGCAG GTCAGGGTGTCAACCCCCTGGCTTCAGAGTCTTACTGGAGCCTGTGGTGTGGTGGATGAGGCTGTCCTGGTGTGCCCCGACCTGAGCTCACGGTCCCTCCAGACCCTGGCCCTGGAGACAGAATGGGAGTTGAGACAGATCCCGCTGCAG tCTCTTGACTTAGAATTTGCAAGTGGTTTCCAGCCCCGGGTCCTGCCCACGCAGCCTAACCCAGTGGATCCTTCTCGGGCCCAGTTCTTCCTGCAGTTGTCCCCAAGCCACTATGCTCTGCTGCACTACCATCACGGAGCCCTGAGTCTGCTCAAAGACTTCCCACAG GCTGCCCTAGTGAGCTTTGCCACCACTGGAGAGAAGACGGTGGCTGCAGTTATGACCTGTCGCAGTGAAACG caGAAACCGAGCAGCTCTGAAGATGGGTCCCTGGGGAGCTTTCCGGAGAAGCCCAGGGCTCAG GACTCGCTGACCTGCTTCAACCAGACCTACACCATTAACCTCTACTTCGTGGAGACAGGTCGACGGCTGCTGGACACCACCATCACCTTCAGTCTGGAGCAGAACGGCACTCGGCCAGAGCGG CTCTACATCCAGGTGTTCTTGAAGAAGGACGACTCGGTGGGCTACCGGGCCCTGGTGCAGACAGAGGACCACCTGCTACTCTTCCTGCAGCAGCTGG GGAAGGTGGTGCTATGGGCCCGGGAGGAGTCGCTGGCAGAGGTGGTGTGCTTGGAGATGGTGGATCTGCCCCTGACGGGCGCCCAGGCTGAGCTGGAAGGGGAATTCGGCAAGAAGGCAG ACGGCCTGCTGGGGATGTTCCTGAAACGCCTGTCGTCCCAGCTCATCCTGCTGCAGGCATGGACCTCCCACCTCTGGAAGATGTTTTACGATGCTCGGAAGCCCCGAAGTCAGATTAAGAATGAGATCAACATTGACACCCTGGCCAGAGATGAATTTAACCTCCagaagatgatggtgatggtgacggCCTCCGGCAAG CTTTTTGGCATTGAGAGCAGCTCTGGCACCATCCTCTGGAAACAGTATCTCCCCAGTGTCAAGCCAGATTCTTCCTTTAAACTGATGGTCCAGAGGACGACggcccatttcccccaccccccacagtgcACCCTCCTGGTAAAGGACAAG GAGTCGGGGATGAGTTCTCTGTACGTCTTTAATCCCATCTTCGGTAAGTGGAGTCAGGTGGCTCCCCCAGTGCCGAAGCGCCCCATCCTGcagtctctgcttctccccatcatGGATCAGGATTACGCCAAGGTGCTGCTGTTGATCGATGATGAGTATAAG GTCACGGCGTTCCCAGCCACTCGGAATGTCTTACGACAGCTACATGAGCTCgctccttccatctttttctatTTGGTGGATGCAGAACAGGGACGGCTGTGTGGATATCGACTTCGAAAG GATCTTACCACTGAGCTGAGTTGGGAGCTGACTATTCCCCCAGAAGTGCAGCGCATCATCAAGGTGAAGGGGAAGCGCAGCAGTGAGCACGTTCATTCCCAGGGCCGCGTGATGGGGGACCGCAGCGTGCTCTATAAG agcCTGAACCCCAACCTGCTGGCCGTGGTGACGGAGAGCACAGACACGCACCACGAGCGCACCTTCGTGGGCATCTTCCTCGTTGATGGCGTCACTGGGCGCGTCATCCACTCGTCCGTGCAGAGGAAGGCCAAGGGCCCCGTCCACATCGTGCACGCAGAGAACTGGGTAGTG tACCAGTACTGGAACACCAAGGCCCGGCGCAATGAGTTTACGGCGCTGGAGCTCTACGAGGGCACTGAGCAGTACAACGCCACTGCCTTCAGTTCCCTGGACCGCCCTCAGCTGCCCCAGGTCCTCCAGCAGTCCTacatcttcccttcctccatcagCGCCATGGAAGCCACCATCACCGAGCGGGGCATCACCAGCCGGCACCTGCTTA TTGGGCTGCCTTCCGGAGCCATTCTTTCCCTTCCTAAGGCCTTGCTGGATCCCCGGCGTCCAGAGATCCCAACAGAGCAAAGCAG GGAGGAGAACCTGATCCCATATTCCCCAGACGTGCAGATACATGCAGAGCGATTCATTAACTACAACCAGACGGTTTCTCGAATGCGAGGCATCTACACAGCTCCCTCAGGCCTGGAGTCCACTTGCCTG GTTGTGGCCTATGGTTTGGACATTTACCAAACTCGAGTCTACCCATCCAAGCAGTTTGACGTCCTGAAGGACGACTATGACTACGTGCTCATCAGCAGCGTCCTCTTTGGCCTGGTGTTTGCCACCATGATCACCAAGAGGCTGGCACAGGTGAAGCTCCTGAATCGGGCCTGGCGGTAA
- the EMC1 gene encoding ER membrane protein complex subunit 1 isoform X2 has product MVASVAALRLWLWAARLVLAAAVYEDQVGKFDWRQQYVGKLKFASLEFSPGSKKLVVATEKNVIAALNSRTGEILWRHVDKGTAEGAVDAMLLYGQDAITVCSGGRIMRSWETNIGGLNWETTLDSGSFQALGLVGLQDSVRYIAVLKKTTLALHHLSSGHLKWVEHLPESDSIHYQMTYSYGSGVVWALGVVPFSHVNIVKFNVEDGEIVQQVRVSTPWLQSLTGACGVVDEAVLVCPDLSSRSLQTLALETEWELRQIPLQSLDLEFASGFQPRVLPTQPNPVDPSRAQFFLQLSPSHYALLHYHHGALSLLKDFPQAALVSFATTGEKTVAAVMTCRSETKPSSSEDGSLGSFPEKPRAQDSLTCFNQTYTINLYFVETGRRLLDTTITFSLEQNGTRPERLYIQVFLKKDDSVGYRALVQTEDHLLLFLQQLAGKVVLWAREESLAEVVCLEMVDLPLTGAQAELEGEFGKKAAIQDGLLGMFLKRLSSQLILLQAWTSHLWKMFYDARKPRSQIKNEINIDTLARDEFNLQKMMVMVTASGKLFGIESSSGTILWKQYLPSVKPDSSFKLMVQRTTAHFPHPPQCTLLVKDKESGMSSLYVFNPIFGKWSQVAPPVPKRPILQSLLLPIMDQDYAKVLLLIDDEYKVTAFPATRNVLRQLHELAPSIFFYLVDAEQGRLCGYRLRKDLTTELSWELTIPPEVQRIIKVKGKRSSEHVHSQGRVMGDRSVLYKSLNPNLLAVVTESTDTHHERTFVGIFLVDGVTGRVIHSSVQRKAKGPVHIVHAENWVVYQYWNTKARRNEFTALELYEGTEQYNATAFSSLDRPQLPQVLQQSYIFPSSISAMEATITERGITSRHLLIGLPSGAILSLPKALLDPRRPEIPTEQSREENLIPYSPDVQIHAERFINYNQTVSRMRGIYTAPSGLESTCLVVAYGLDIYQTRVYPSKQFDVLKDDYDYVLISSVLFGLVFATMITKRLAQVKLLNRAWR; this is encoded by the exons GTTGACAAGGGCACGGCAGAAGGGGCTGTGGACGCCATGCTGCTCTACGGACAGG ATGCAATCACGGTGTGCAGTGGAGGCCGGATCATGCGTTCCTGGGAGACTAACATTGGGGGCCTGAACTGGGAGACTACCCTGGACAGTGGCAG TTTCCAGGCACTCGGGCTGGTAGGCCTGCAGGACTCAGTGAGGTACATCGCGGTCCTGAAGAAGACCACTCTTGCCCTGCATCATCTCTCCAGCGGGCACCTAAAGTGGGTGGAACACCTCCCTGAAAG TGACAGCATCCATTACCAGATGACGTATTCCTACGGGTCTGGGGTGGTGTGGGCCCTCGGAGTTGTTCCCTTCAGCCACGTGAACATCGTCAAGTTTAACGTGGAAGATGGAGAGATTGTTCAGCAG GTCAGGGTGTCAACCCCCTGGCTTCAGAGTCTTACTGGAGCCTGTGGTGTGGTGGATGAGGCTGTCCTGGTGTGCCCCGACCTGAGCTCACGGTCCCTCCAGACCCTGGCCCTGGAGACAGAATGGGAGTTGAGACAGATCCCGCTGCAG tCTCTTGACTTAGAATTTGCAAGTGGTTTCCAGCCCCGGGTCCTGCCCACGCAGCCTAACCCAGTGGATCCTTCTCGGGCCCAGTTCTTCCTGCAGTTGTCCCCAAGCCACTATGCTCTGCTGCACTACCATCACGGAGCCCTGAGTCTGCTCAAAGACTTCCCACAG GCTGCCCTAGTGAGCTTTGCCACCACTGGAGAGAAGACGGTGGCTGCAGTTATGACCTGTCGCAGTGAAACG AAACCGAGCAGCTCTGAAGATGGGTCCCTGGGGAGCTTTCCGGAGAAGCCCAGGGCTCAG GACTCGCTGACCTGCTTCAACCAGACCTACACCATTAACCTCTACTTCGTGGAGACAGGTCGACGGCTGCTGGACACCACCATCACCTTCAGTCTGGAGCAGAACGGCACTCGGCCAGAGCGG CTCTACATCCAGGTGTTCTTGAAGAAGGACGACTCGGTGGGCTACCGGGCCCTGGTGCAGACAGAGGACCACCTGCTACTCTTCCTGCAGCAGCTGG CAGGGAAGGTGGTGCTATGGGCCCGGGAGGAGTCGCTGGCAGAGGTGGTGTGCTTGGAGATGGTGGATCTGCCCCTGACGGGCGCCCAGGCTGAGCTGGAAGGGGAATTCGGCAAGAAGGCAG CAATTCAAG ACGGCCTGCTGGGGATGTTCCTGAAACGCCTGTCGTCCCAGCTCATCCTGCTGCAGGCATGGACCTCCCACCTCTGGAAGATGTTTTACGATGCTCGGAAGCCCCGAAGTCAGATTAAGAATGAGATCAACATTGACACCCTGGCCAGAGATGAATTTAACCTCCagaagatgatggtgatggtgacggCCTCCGGCAAG CTTTTTGGCATTGAGAGCAGCTCTGGCACCATCCTCTGGAAACAGTATCTCCCCAGTGTCAAGCCAGATTCTTCCTTTAAACTGATGGTCCAGAGGACGACggcccatttcccccaccccccacagtgcACCCTCCTGGTAAAGGACAAG GAGTCGGGGATGAGTTCTCTGTACGTCTTTAATCCCATCTTCGGTAAGTGGAGTCAGGTGGCTCCCCCAGTGCCGAAGCGCCCCATCCTGcagtctctgcttctccccatcatGGATCAGGATTACGCCAAGGTGCTGCTGTTGATCGATGATGAGTATAAG GTCACGGCGTTCCCAGCCACTCGGAATGTCTTACGACAGCTACATGAGCTCgctccttccatctttttctatTTGGTGGATGCAGAACAGGGACGGCTGTGTGGATATCGACTTCGAAAG GATCTTACCACTGAGCTGAGTTGGGAGCTGACTATTCCCCCAGAAGTGCAGCGCATCATCAAGGTGAAGGGGAAGCGCAGCAGTGAGCACGTTCATTCCCAGGGCCGCGTGATGGGGGACCGCAGCGTGCTCTATAAG agcCTGAACCCCAACCTGCTGGCCGTGGTGACGGAGAGCACAGACACGCACCACGAGCGCACCTTCGTGGGCATCTTCCTCGTTGATGGCGTCACTGGGCGCGTCATCCACTCGTCCGTGCAGAGGAAGGCCAAGGGCCCCGTCCACATCGTGCACGCAGAGAACTGGGTAGTG tACCAGTACTGGAACACCAAGGCCCGGCGCAATGAGTTTACGGCGCTGGAGCTCTACGAGGGCACTGAGCAGTACAACGCCACTGCCTTCAGTTCCCTGGACCGCCCTCAGCTGCCCCAGGTCCTCCAGCAGTCCTacatcttcccttcctccatcagCGCCATGGAAGCCACCATCACCGAGCGGGGCATCACCAGCCGGCACCTGCTTA TTGGGCTGCCTTCCGGAGCCATTCTTTCCCTTCCTAAGGCCTTGCTGGATCCCCGGCGTCCAGAGATCCCAACAGAGCAAAGCAG GGAGGAGAACCTGATCCCATATTCCCCAGACGTGCAGATACATGCAGAGCGATTCATTAACTACAACCAGACGGTTTCTCGAATGCGAGGCATCTACACAGCTCCCTCAGGCCTGGAGTCCACTTGCCTG GTTGTGGCCTATGGTTTGGACATTTACCAAACTCGAGTCTACCCATCCAAGCAGTTTGACGTCCTGAAGGACGACTATGACTACGTGCTCATCAGCAGCGTCCTCTTTGGCCTGGTGTTTGCCACCATGATCACCAAGAGGCTGGCACAGGTGAAGCTCCTGAATCGGGCCTGGCGGTAA